The window GTACACCAGCCGCAGGCCCTGGTCGTTGGCGTAGAAGTCATACCCGTCGAGGTCCGTGTGGTTGTACATGGCGGCGGCTAAGAACATGCGGGCACCGCAGACGACAACCTCGGGGACGTAGACGTCGCCCGCCGGCCGATTACCCATCTGGGCGGCCAGGGGATTTTGAGTGTCCGAAAAGACGCTCACGTTGGCCAGCGCTGGTGAGAGGATCAGCAGGAAGAGGAATGTTAACGGTATTTTTCGCATTTCAAGCTCCCGTAACGCTGGTAAGCTAATCCCGGTTATCACCGAGGGATCGTTAAATCAGCCGGATGGAGTGGTTTCTCCTCCATTAATTATAGCCCGAATGTCGAGTGCGTTCAGAAGGACGGTGCAAATTTTCGCTTTGATGCGCTCGTCGAGAACCTCAAATTCGAGTATATACTACTCACCACGGTCAAAAATACCCTAAAAAACCGTTATCGTCAAGACCGGATTTTGCGGTGCGCTTGCTTTTTTTCCGCTCCACTCTTAGAATAACCCCGGTCTTTCGGTTAAGGGGGTGTCTTGAAAGTGAAGGACAAGATCAAGCGCGATCTGTTAGTCCACTACCAGCGCTTCTACCAGCGTCACAACCAGAACGCCGTGTCCAAGATGCTGGGCGGGGTGTGCCAGTCCTGCCACGTCACCGTTCCCAGCGGCAGGGCTCTATTGGTGCGTCGCGGCGAAACCATCGAGTTCTGCGAGAGCTGCGGCGCCATCCTCATCTACGAGGAGGAAAAGCATGTCCCGCCAACGGGTCGGGGCGGCTCGGCTTGACAAACGCCTGATCGCGGCCTACATTACACCGGTCGTTTTCCCGGAGGTTTCTTGGAATTGCGAAGATGACGGAGAACCTTTTTCAGACGTGCCGCGAGCGTCGTCACAGAGCGCACTCTTCGTCTTCGCCGACCCCGCTTACTCTCGCCCTGCAAGGGGAACAGGGGTAGCGGGATAATCTTTACCAGACACCCGCGCCTCGGCGAGCCGCCCGGACGCGGGTTTTTTTCTGCCGTTGATGATTACGGCCGCACCGCTGCGGACTCGAGGAGCTTTTCCATGACCGAGCCGTACAGGCCCAAAGACGTCGAAAAGAAGTGGCTGGAACGTTGGGATGCGGGCTTCTGCCGCTTCGCGCGGCCCGACCGTCCCCTGACCGGCGAAAGGCCCAAGTACTACGTCCTGGACATGTTCCCCTACCCTTCGGGGACGCTCCACATGGGCCACGCCCGCAACTACTCGATCGGGGACGTCATCGCCCGGTACCGCCACCGCCGGGGGTACGAGGTGCTGCACCCCATGGGCTGGGACGCCTTCGGCCTGCCCGCGGAGAACGCCGCCATCCAGCACGGCACCGACCCCGACGAATGGACGCGGGTGAACATCGCCTCCTTCAAAAAGACCATGCGGCGGATCGGCATCCCCTACAATTGGGACCGCGAGGTGGACACCTCGAAGCCCGATTACTACCGCTGGACCCAGTGGATGTTCCTGAAACTCTTCGAGATGGGGCTGGTGGAGCGCAAGGAGAGCTCCGCCAACTGGTGCACGAGCTGCCGGACGGTGCTGGCCAACGAGCAGGTCGTGGGCGGCCGCTGCGAGCGGTGTAAGGATGAGGTGACCCAGAAGGTCCTGCGGCAGTGGTTCTTCAAAATCACGGACTACGCCCAGGAGCTCCTGGACGACCTGGACACCCTGGAGGACTGGCCCGCCGAGGTGCGCACCATGCAGCGGAACTGGATCGGCCGCTCCGAGGGGGTCGAGTTCGACCTGCGCGTAGAGGGCTTTCCCGAGTCCTTCGGGGTTTTCACCACCCGGGTGGACACCGTTTACGGGATGACCTACGTGGTGCTGGCCCCGGGGCATCCGCTGGTGCGGCACCTGGTCGCCGGCACGGAGCGGGAGGCGGAGGTCGTCGCTTTCGTAGACCGGGTGCTCGCCCAGGACCGGTTCCTGCGCGCCGCCGACGAGACTGAAAAAGAAGGCGTCTTCACCGGGCGCCATGCGGTCAACCCCGTCAACGGCAGGCCGGTGCCCATCTGGGTGGCCAACTACGTCCTTTTGGAGTACGGCACCGGCATCGTCATGGCCGTGCCGGCCCACGACACGCGCGACTTCGCCTTCGCCAAAAAGTACGGCCTGGAGATTGTGCCGGTCGTCATGCCGCCCGGGGAGACCCTGACCGCCGACACGATGACCGACGCTTACCCCCTGCCGGGTATTTTGGCCGGCTCCGGCCCCTTCGACGGGGAAAAGTCCGCCGAGGCTGTGGAAGGCATCGCCGACATGATGGAGGCCGGGGGCTACGGCCGCCGTCGGGTGAACTACCGCCTGCGCGACTGGTGCATCTCGCGCCAGCGCTACTGGGGCACGCCCATCCCCTTGATCCACTG is drawn from bacterium and contains these coding sequences:
- a CDS encoding C4-type zinc ribbon domain-containing protein — its product is MKDKIKRDLLVHYQRFYQRHNQNAVSKMLGGVCQSCHVTVPSGRALLVRRGETIEFCESCGAILIYEEEKHVPPTGRGGSA
- the leuS gene encoding leucine--tRNA ligase, which gives rise to MTEPYRPKDVEKKWLERWDAGFCRFARPDRPLTGERPKYYVLDMFPYPSGTLHMGHARNYSIGDVIARYRHRRGYEVLHPMGWDAFGLPAENAAIQHGTDPDEWTRVNIASFKKTMRRIGIPYNWDREVDTSKPDYYRWTQWMFLKLFEMGLVERKESSANWCTSCRTVLANEQVVGGRCERCKDEVTQKVLRQWFFKITDYAQELLDDLDTLEDWPAEVRTMQRNWIGRSEGVEFDLRVEGFPESFGVFTTRVDTVYGMTYVVLAPGHPLVRHLVAGTEREAEVVAFVDRVLAQDRFLRAADETEKEGVFTGRHAVNPVNGRPVPIWVANYVLLEYGTGIVMAVPAHDTRDFAFAKKYGLEIVPVVMPPGETLTADTMTDAYPLPGILAGSGPFDGEKSAEAVEGIADMMEAGGYGRRRVNYRLRDWCISRQRYWGTPIPLIHCEKCGVVPVPYDDLPVLLPRIANFRPKGHPPLAEARDWVRVKCPRCGGEARREVETLDTFVDSAWYFLRYASQPEDRPFDKETVDRWLPVDTYIGGITHAIMHLMYARFFTMALRDAGMLSFSEPFTRLFTQGMVTLGGKAMSKSRGNVVG